ATTGTGTAAACCTAATGGCGAAATATGTATGTTGGTATCCAGTAAAAATCTTCTTTTTAATCGGTCCAAACCAAATAGAGAATTTATAAAGCGGTTTTTTTCATCATTCGATATAAAAACTGTTATTAACTTTTCAGCATTAAGACACGTTTTATTTTCAAAAGCTGTTGGACCCCCGGCTGCTGTCATTTTTTCACCTGAGAAAAAAGAAATCCAGAATATTCTTTATTGTTCTCCAAAGCCAAGCTATTCAACACAGGATAATTGGCTTTTCATAATCGAACCTCAGGACATTGCTCACATTCCAAAGAACGAAGCCATTGAAAATGACATGTTTTGGAAGGTGGCTATGTGGGGACATCCAAGAGATTATGAATTGATAAAGAAGCTCTCAAAACTTCCAACCTTAAGGGACATATGTGAAAATAAAGGATGGACACATGGAGAAGGTTATATTGTGGGGAATAAGAAAGACAAAGTCCCTGAATTTCTTGGGAAACCGAATGTGGACGTACGAAATTTAAGAAGGTTTATAATTAATGAAGATTCGTTGCCACCTTTTGATGAAAAAGGATTGTATAGGCATGCAAAAACAAAAAGGGAGATATTTGAGGGACCTCATTTATTGATTAAACAAAGTCCTACAGCAAATGTAGGTATGATTGCGGCTCTTTTGAATGGAGATGCCGTTTTTAATCATTCAATTCTTGGTATTCATGGTAAAAAAAGTGATTTAGATCAATTAGCAGCATGTTGTTTGGTAATTAATACAAACATTGCATTGTATTATAATATGTTAACTACACGTAGTTGGTTAGTAGAACGTGATTATTTTGAAGAGGAAGAGATTTTGGATATTCCAATGCCAGAAGAAATTTTGGAGTTGAAAGAAACAATTAATTATAATTATCTCAAAAAAATTTCCGATAATTTGGACGCAGACAGTACAATAAATTTGCTTGCAATAAAACTCTATCATTTAAATGAATCTGAGATTATTCAGATTAATGATACCATTAAATATACGTTGGATTACTATAGGAATAAAAAAAAATCTATTGCAGTAAAGCCCGTGGATGAGAGTACTTTAAGGGAATATATCGATATTTATTGCGGGATATTGAATAACTCTTTTTCAAGTCCAAATAAAGATTTTGTAGGGACAATTTACGCTGGTGAAGGACCACTTAAAGTAATATCAACAAAACTCGTGGAGAAATCTGAAAAAATAGATGTTCCCTATATCTTAAATAACCAACTCGAACATATTCTTAATGATTTGGATAAACAGTTGATGGAAGAAATCTCTTCAAGCATTTACATAAGGCGTAATCTTCGCAGGTATTCTGGTGACACGACATTCATCGTTAAACCGAATCAAATGCGATATTGGACGAAATCCGCTGCTTTGCGTGATGCAGATGAAACGTATAGAGATATCATGTCATCTACAGGAGATTGTTAATTGAGACTTTTAGATATATCGACTCAAGAGTCTATATTAGGTTCTCCTACCAATTTAAGTGAAGAACTGAGATTGGAAGGGGTTTCACATCTTTTAGCAATTTTATGTGATGCTTATAGAAATTTGCATACGCATAGTAAAATTACGCTTTCAATGGGAGAAACGGGGATTAATGAGGAGTTCTACCGTTGTGTACAAATGATGTGGTTTGATAAGGGGCCTAAGACACTTACGCCAATTCATGAAAAATCACATGGAAAGAGAATGGAGGGGAGAGGGAAGACTCCAACAATCGATATTTGTTTTCGAGATTGGGACCCGGATTTATATTTTGGGGTTGAATGTAAAATATTGGAAGATAAGAAAGAGAGGTATGATTATTATATAAAGGGTGGAATTTGTCGATACATTTCTGGTGATTATAGCAAGAAATTTCCTACCGGTGCGATGATTGGATATGTCGTAAATGGTGATTTTTCAAAAATTATAACTGAAGTGAAACACAGGATTGATACGGTCCCACATAGCTCTAACATGAAAATCTCAAGTCCTATAAATGGGTTTAAAGAACACTATGAATCGGTTCACAAAAGAAAAACTGGAGTTTCTCCTTTCAACATTCACCATTTATTTTTCTGCTTTACTTGAATCTTAAAAGTGATATAATGTCATATATAAACACTGAACCTGATCTGGAACTCACTGTTCAGGAAGAGCGAATACAATTCCGCAGTGAGAGGAAGCGTCAGAAAGACACTGCCCGCCTCATCTGGGCGTCCAAGCCGCGCCGTGAACCCTCGCCCAAAGACCTTGAGTTCCAGACCGCAGAGGAAGTGTATCCAAATAAGGCGACCGGCAACCTGACGAGTTTCTTTGATTCTGGCGAAGACGAGATTTCCAGCCAGCCGAACCGGCTTATCTGGGGCGATAACCTGCTGGTGATGCAGGCACTGCTTGCGCAGGGGTATGAGGGGCAGATTGATCTGATCTATATTGACCCGCCGTTCAATACCGGGGAGAATTTTAATTTCCCTAATGATGTGAAGATCGGGGATAGGAATTATGAACGGGAAATGCCGATGAATGAACGGCTGGCATATTCTGATACATGGGAAAGGGGGATTGATAGTTTTCTGGATATGTTATATCCGAGATTGCAGTTGATGAAACGATTGCTATCTGAGGATGGAAGCATATATGTACATTTAGATTTACACGCGGGGCATTATGTGAAGATCATAATGGATGAAATTTTTGGGAAAGATAATTTTATTAATGAAATCGTATGGCAAAAAATACGGTCATCTAAAGGTCAAGCAAAATCTTTTGGAAATGTACATGATATAATTTTTTGTTTTTCAAAATCGAACCTATATAAATTTAATAAACAATATAAAAAGCACGATCCTAAAAGATTTGAAACTCATTACAATAATATTGAGGAAAATACTGGGAGAAGGTACCAACTGGCTGATTTTACTCAAAGTGGACAAGGAGAAGCACGAAGGTTTGGCGATATAATTTTATCACCTCCAAATGGGAAACATTGGATTTGGTCCCAAGAAAAAATTGATGAAGGAATGGAAAATGGGTTAATTGTTTTTACAAGTGGTGGGAAGCCACGAGTAAAAAGATATTTGGATGAGTCAAAAGGTACGCCGATTGAAGATATATGGACAGATATTTTTCCCATCAATTCTCAAGCTTTAGAGTCGTTGGGATATCCTACACAAAAACCTGAATCTTTACTTGAACGAATCTTTTATGCATCCTCAAACGAAGGAGACCTTGTTGCCGACTTATTCTGCGGTTCAGGCACCACTGCCGCCGTTTCCGAAAAACTCGGGCGGCGCTGGATAACGTCTGACCTGTCCAAAACTGCCATACAGGTAGCAAGAAGCAGACTTGTGAACCAGAATGCTGCGCCTTTCATTGTCCAGAACCTCGGCAACTACCAGCGCCAGCTCATCTACCTCAAGGACGTGAAGCTCAAAGAGATGTACAACATCGTCCTGAAACTCTACGGTGCCGTACCCCGTGATGACTGGCAGGGTTTCGGAACCAAAAAGGACGAAAAGGACACCCTTGTCTATGTATCTGAACCAGACAGGCCGGTTACTGGCAAGAAAGCCATCGAACTTGCAAAGAATGCAGCCACAGCAGACGGCAGGGGCTACAAACGGCTGGTCATACTTGCGTGGGATTATGAATATAATTTTGAAGAGGATTTTGCGAGGCTTAAAAAGAACATAAAAACAAAGCAGTTGGCAGCAGTCGAGTTCAAGGTCATACCATCAGACGTATACCGTTATCTCAGGAGTACAAACGTAGGTGATGTGTCCATTGCAGATAAGATAACATTCTACCAGAAACCGTATCTGCGGTTGGGTGAGCCGCAAGTAAAGGGTATGAATGAGGATTCGATAACAACCACCATCAAAATAGAACAGTATGTGATACTTGACATTCCGCTGAAAGATGAATCCAAAAGACCTGAGATCGAAGAAATGCTGCACAACAACTTCCCTGCACTCATTGATTTCTGGACTGTGGACTGGGACTATGACAGCGAGGTCTTCAGAAGTAAATGGCAGGCAATACGGGACAGGAAAAAGGGTGAACCAGTACCCATTATTGCAGATGCAAATCTTAAAAGGGGCAAGAAATACACAATTGCAGTAAGGGTGGTTGATGTGTTCGGGAATGATGCATCAGCAATAAAAGAACTTGATCTGAGGTAGGGCCATGGCAAAGAAAAGTTCAAAAACCGAACTGTTCGGAAAACACCCCCTTGCAAGCTCAATAGAACCTGTAATACAAGAATGGTCTGAAAATGGCTATCCTGCCGTCAAGGGAAAACAGATGACCCACATTACCCGGGAACTTTTCAATTACTGGTTTTCGGAAGGGGTGCATGAAGATGAATGTTTCTTTGAATGCCAGCAAAGAGCCATTGAATCTATTGTTTATTGCTATGAGATACTTGAAATCCCATCCGTAAGTACGCTTTTTGAGACATTCTCCAAAGAATTGCTTGAAGATAAAAATCTTCGTCATGGCATCGAAACCATCAAACACCCGCGGTATGCCGTGAAAATGGCAACCGGAACAGGTAAAACCTGGGTCATGAATGCCATAATTATATGGCAGTATTTTAACCGTGTGAAACTGGAAGATGAACGGTTTGTATCCCATTTTGCACTTGTAGCGCCCGGAAATATTGTCTATGAGCGGCTGCTTGATTCGTTTTTAGGCAAGGTCAGGAATGGAAAAAGACAGCCCAGGACCATTGATATCAACCGCAAACTGTTCATGCCTGATGATTGGAGGCAGGACTTTCATCTATCTGTCTTCACAAAAAATGACCTTCAGGAAAATGTACCATACACGGATTCACCATTCATCCTGATAACAAACTGGCATCAGTTGACCGATACGTCAAGGAAGAAAGGAGAAACACTTTCCGAAGCACTTGGCATCGACATGATAAGTGACTCCATATCCCTGCGCGTTGAGAGATTCATGGATTTTTTAACATACAACAACGACCTCATGATAATCAACGACGAGGCGCATCATGTACACAACTCAACAGACTCAGAAC
The sequence above is drawn from the Methanosarcinales archaeon genome and encodes:
- a CDS encoding site-specific DNA-methyltransferase, yielding MSYINTEPDLELTVQEERIQFRSERKRQKDTARLIWASKPRREPSPKDLEFQTAEEVYPNKATGNLTSFFDSGEDEISSQPNRLIWGDNLLVMQALLAQGYEGQIDLIYIDPPFNTGENFNFPNDVKIGDRNYEREMPMNERLAYSDTWERGIDSFLDMLYPRLQLMKRLLSEDGSIYVHLDLHAGHYVKIIMDEIFGKDNFINEIVWQKIRSSKGQAKSFGNVHDIIFCFSKSNLYKFNKQYKKHDPKRFETHYNNIEENTGRRYQLADFTQSGQGEARRFGDIILSPPNGKHWIWSQEKIDEGMENGLIVFTSGGKPRVKRYLDESKGTPIEDIWTDIFPINSQALESLGYPTQKPESLLERIFYASSNEGDLVADLFCGSGTTAAVSEKLGRRWITSDLSKTAIQVARSRLVNQNAAPFIVQNLGNYQRQLIYLKDVKLKEMYNIVLKLYGAVPRDDWQGFGTKKDEKDTLVYVSEPDRPVTGKKAIELAKNAATADGRGYKRLVILAWDYEYNFEEDFARLKKNIKTKQLAAVEFKVIPSDVYRYLRSTNVGDVSIADKITFYQKPYLRLGEPQVKGMNEDSITTTIKIEQYVILDIPLKDESKRPEIEEMLHNNFPALIDFWTVDWDYDSEVFRSKWQAIRDRKKGEPVPIIADANLKRGKKYTIAVRVVDVFGNDASAIKELDLR